CGCGGGTGCGCCACACGTCGGTGTCCAGTCGCTTCCAGGTGACGGCCATACCGCTTCCGCTCCTCGGGAGAAACCGCTCCTCGCTTCTGCGGGAATGTGCGCTATATAGATACACTTCGCGCACCCGCCGTGCCACGTCCGGCCGCGGACAAGCGTGAGGACCGGGTTCGCGTCGACGCGAGGCAACCTCTTGGAACGCTACGACCTGGCGGTCATCGGGGGAGGGACGGCGGGGCTGGTGTCGGCGGCCGTCTCGGCGGGGATCGGGGCGAAGACGGCGCTCGTGGAGCAGCACCGCCTGGGCGGCGAGTGCCTGTGGACCGGCTGCGTGCCGTCCAAGGCGATCATCCGCTCGGCGGCGGTGCTGGCGGCGGTGCGCCGCGCGGCGGAGTTCGGGCTCGACGTCGGCGGCGGCGCGGCGGACTTCGCGCGGGTGATGGAGCGCGTGCGGGGCGCCATCGCGGCGATCGAGCCGCACGACTCGCCGCAGCGCTTCCGGGGGATGGGCGTGGACGTGGTGGAGGGCCGCGCCCGCTTCCTCTCCCCCGACGAGGCGGAGGTGGACGGGCGGCGGGTCCGGGCGAAGCGCTGGATCGTCGCCACGGGGTCGCGCACGGCCGTCCCCGACGTCCCCGGGCTGGAGGAGGCCGGCTACCTGACGCACGAGACGGTGTGGAGCCTCGGCCGTCTCCCCGAGTCGCTCCTGGTGCTGGGCGGCGGGCCGATCGGGGTGGAGATGGCGCAGGCGTTCGCGCGGCTGGGGTCGCGGGTGACGGTGGTGAGCTCGGCGGCGCACCTGCTCGACCGCGAGGACCCGGAGGTCGCCGCCGTCCTGCAGGGCCAGCTCGAGCGCGAGGGGATCGCCCTGCGCCTGGGGGCGAGGGCGGCGGCGGTGCGGGTGGAGGACGGGCGGAAGGTGGTCGCCGTGCGCGGGCCGGGCGGGGAGGCGGAGCACCGCGCGGAGGAGATCCTGGTGGCCACGGGGCGGCGGGCGAACGTGGAGGGATTCGGGCTGGAGGCGATCGGCGTCGAGTGCTTGCCGAAGGGGATCGTCGCGGACGAGTCGCTGCGCACCTCGGTGGCGAACGTCTGGGCGGCGGGGGACGTGGTGGGCCCCTACCGCTTCACCCACGTGGCCGACTACCAGGCCCGCATCGCCGCGCCGAACGCGCTCTTCCCGGTCCGCCGCAAGGTGGACTACCGCGTGGTGCCGTGGTGCACCTACAC
The sequence above is a segment of the Longimicrobium sp. genome. Coding sequences within it:
- a CDS encoding mercuric reductase, with the translated sequence MERYDLAVIGGGTAGLVSAAVSAGIGAKTALVEQHRLGGECLWTGCVPSKAIIRSAAVLAAVRRAAEFGLDVGGGAADFARVMERVRGAIAAIEPHDSPQRFRGMGVDVVEGRARFLSPDEAEVDGRRVRAKRWIVATGSRTAVPDVPGLEEAGYLTHETVWSLGRLPESLLVLGGGPIGVEMAQAFARLGSRVTVVSSAAHLLDREDPEVAAVLQGQLEREGIALRLGARAAAVRVEDGRKVVAVRGPGGEAEHRAEEILVATGRRANVEGFGLEAIGVECLPKGIVADESLRTSVANVWAAGDVVGPYRFTHVADYQARIAAPNALFPVRRKVDYRVVPWCTYTEPEVARVGLTEAEARERWGDRAGVFRYEHHSLDRAVCDGEPEGLTKMVLDPRGRIVGAHVVGPRAGETIHEAVLAVRHRLKLSDLSGMIHVYPTYPESLKRAADAYLRAKYSGGLARRVADLAVRWLV